A window of the Streptomyces sp. NBC_00250 genome harbors these coding sequences:
- a CDS encoding aminopeptidase P family protein, with translation MAKGRKNGLYEGISEELSTLMRSGWADTERHGLEPDEQAPYAARRRAALSARFPGERLVIPSGNLKTRSNDDTYPFRAYSGYVHMTGDQARDGALVLEPRADGGHDAYCYQLPRDGRDTDEFWIGYTAELWMGRRRTLAESEVVLGLACRDVRTIVEDLAASGVPTRIVRGIDPALEAAVTTDEERDVELDGTLSELRLVKDEWEIGEMRKAVDSTVRGFTDCVGELSRAVASSERWIEGTFFRRARLEGNHVGYGSICAAGEHATIMHWTNNDGPVRPGELLLLDAGVETHSLYTADVTRTLPINGAFSPVQRQVYDAVYEAQEAGMAAVKPGAPYRDFHEASQRHLTARLVEWGFIEGPVDRAYELGLQRRFTMAGTGHMLGLDVHDCAQARTEEYVDGVLEPGMVLTVEPGLYFQPDDLTVPEEWRGIGVRIEDDLLVTDDGHENLSAGLPRSSAEVESWMARFAG, from the coding sequence GTGGCGAAGGGTCGCAAGAACGGCCTCTACGAAGGCATATCCGAGGAACTCTCCACCCTGATGAGGTCGGGGTGGGCGGACACGGAGCGGCACGGGCTCGAACCCGACGAGCAGGCCCCGTACGCTGCCCGCCGCCGCGCCGCGCTCTCCGCGCGTTTCCCCGGCGAGCGCCTCGTGATCCCCTCCGGCAACCTCAAGACCCGCTCCAACGACGACACGTACCCCTTCCGCGCGTACTCCGGCTACGTGCACATGACCGGCGACCAGGCGCGCGACGGTGCCCTCGTGCTCGAACCCCGCGCGGACGGCGGCCACGACGCCTACTGCTACCAGCTGCCGCGCGACGGCCGGGACACCGACGAGTTCTGGATCGGCTACACGGCCGAGCTGTGGATGGGCCGCCGCCGCACCCTCGCGGAGTCCGAGGTCGTCCTCGGCCTCGCCTGCCGCGACGTCCGCACCATCGTCGAGGACCTGGCCGCCTCCGGCGTGCCCACCCGCATCGTCCGCGGGATCGACCCGGCCCTCGAAGCCGCCGTCACCACCGACGAGGAGCGTGACGTCGAGCTGGACGGGACGCTCAGCGAACTCCGGCTCGTCAAGGACGAGTGGGAGATCGGCGAGATGCGCAAGGCGGTCGACTCCACCGTCCGCGGCTTCACCGACTGCGTCGGCGAGCTGTCCCGGGCCGTCGCCTCCTCGGAGCGGTGGATCGAGGGCACCTTCTTCCGCCGGGCGCGCCTGGAGGGCAACCACGTCGGCTACGGCTCGATCTGCGCCGCCGGCGAGCACGCCACGATCATGCACTGGACGAACAACGACGGCCCGGTGCGCCCCGGCGAACTGCTCCTGCTCGACGCCGGTGTGGAGACCCACTCCCTCTACACCGCCGACGTCACCCGCACCCTCCCCATCAACGGTGCCTTCAGCCCGGTCCAGCGCCAGGTGTACGACGCGGTGTACGAGGCCCAGGAGGCGGGCATGGCCGCGGTGAAGCCCGGCGCTCCGTACCGAGACTTCCACGAGGCGTCCCAGCGGCATCTGACGGCGCGGCTGGTCGAGTGGGGCTTCATCGAGGGCCCGGTCGACCGCGCCTACGAGCTCGGCCTCCAGCGCCGCTTCACCATGGCCGGCACCGGCCACATGCTCGGCCTCGACGTCCACGACTGCGCGCAGGCACGCACGGAGGAGTACGTCGACGGCGTCCTCGAACCGGGCATGGTGCTCACGGTCGAGCCCGGCCTCTACTTCCAGCCCGACGACCTGACCGTGCCCGAGGAGTGGCGTGGCATCGGCGTCCGGATCGAGGACGACCTCCTCGTCACCGACGACGGCCACGAGAACCTGTCGGCGGGCCTGCCGCGCTCCTCGGCCGAGGTCGAGTCCTGGATGGCCCGCTTCGCGGGCTAG
- a CDS encoding DUF418 domain-containing protein: MDLQAAAQGGERSAVGARASADAGADGSGTGVGAIGTSAGLGVRLAHVDALRGFALLGILVVNIGYIASTYHGSGLEDPGFGSPLDSAVRWFVTVFFEAKFFLLFSFLFGYGFTLQLASAERSGARFAPRFLRRLAGLFVLGALHAVLLFPGDILTTYALLGLILLAARRIGPRTAVRAAVVLFAVTATLYVLLAAGVHLAGGAGVDPGATAEAERAAGALRGGPGAVIGEHLGQLPDVVFLLAFFQAPAAFAAFLLGLAAGRGRELGDLARHRTTLVRLQWAGFTLGLLGGVVYAHASLVRPGGAYQILALGVDVVTAPLLAAAYAATVLRLTQGRRSGGRAVAVLGPVGSMTLTGYLTQSLVCALLFTGYGAGLVGRVSPPVVLAIALALFAVQIVAARWWLRRHRYGPVEWLLRAWTTLTRPPLRRAATPEG; encoded by the coding sequence ATGGACTTGCAAGCGGCAGCGCAGGGCGGCGAGAGGTCGGCGGTCGGCGCCCGTGCCAGTGCCGACGCCGGTGCCGATGGCTCCGGCACCGGTGTCGGAGCCATCGGCACCAGCGCCGGCCTCGGAGTGCGACTCGCGCACGTCGATGCCCTGCGAGGCTTCGCCCTGCTTGGCATCCTCGTCGTCAACATCGGCTACATTGCGTCGACTTACCACGGCTCGGGGCTGGAGGATCCAGGCTTCGGTTCGCCCCTCGACAGCGCGGTCCGGTGGTTCGTCACCGTCTTCTTCGAGGCCAAGTTCTTCCTGCTGTTCTCGTTCCTCTTCGGCTACGGCTTCACCCTCCAGCTCGCCTCCGCCGAGCGGAGCGGCGCCCGGTTCGCCCCGCGTTTCCTGCGGCGCCTGGCGGGTCTGTTCGTCCTCGGCGCCCTGCACGCGGTCCTGCTCTTCCCCGGTGACATCCTCACCACGTACGCCCTGCTCGGCCTGATCCTGCTGGCCGCGCGGCGCATCGGGCCGCGCACCGCCGTCCGTGCCGCCGTCGTCCTCTTCGCCGTGACGGCCACCCTGTACGTCCTGCTCGCGGCCGGTGTGCACCTGGCGGGCGGCGCGGGTGTGGACCCGGGTGCGACCGCCGAGGCCGAGCGCGCCGCCGGAGCCCTGCGCGGCGGCCCCGGTGCCGTGATCGGGGAGCACCTGGGGCAGCTGCCCGACGTCGTCTTCCTGCTCGCCTTCTTCCAGGCCCCGGCCGCCTTCGCGGCCTTCCTCCTCGGTCTCGCCGCCGGGCGGGGCCGTGAGCTCGGGGACCTCGCCCGCCATCGCACGACTCTGGTCCGACTTCAGTGGGCGGGATTCACGCTCGGGCTCCTCGGCGGTGTCGTGTACGCCCACGCGAGCCTGGTGCGCCCGGGCGGCGCGTATCAGATCCTCGCTCTCGGGGTCGACGTCGTCACGGCGCCGCTGCTCGCCGCCGCGTACGCCGCGACCGTGCTCCGCCTCACCCAGGGGCGGAGGTCGGGCGGGCGCGCGGTGGCCGTGCTCGGACCGGTGGGCAGCATGACCCTGACCGGCTATCTCACCCAGTCCCTCGTCTGTGCCCTGCTGTTCACGGGGTACGGGGCGGGCCTCGTCGGCAGGGTGTCGCCACCGGTGGTGCTCGCGATCGCCCTCGCGCTCTTCGCCGTGCAGATCGTCGCCGCTCGGTGGTGGCTGCGGCGCCACCGGTACGGCCCCGTCGAGTGGCTGCTGCGGGCGTGGACCACGCTGACGCGGCCGCCCCTCCGGCGCGCGGCGACGCCGGAGGGCTGA
- a CDS encoding GNAT family N-acetyltransferase yields the protein MDTPPVVRRGVPEGAEARVAALYWEAFARKLGVALNPPDKARAFLAAHLHHDRGITALVDGEVAGVAGYQLDGRGLTGGGASDLLAAYGVLRGLPRLALLALLERRPASRELVMDGIAVAPEHRGTGIGGLLLREIAAVAAEARCRRVRLDVIDVNPRARALYERHGFVAVRTAKTPCLRGLMGFGAVTTMHRPVTAASSHHDQETR from the coding sequence ATGGACACACCGCCGGTGGTACGCCGAGGCGTACCGGAGGGAGCCGAGGCCAGGGTCGCCGCCCTGTACTGGGAGGCGTTCGCGCGCAAGCTCGGCGTCGCCCTGAACCCGCCCGACAAGGCCCGCGCGTTCCTCGCGGCCCACCTCCACCACGACCGGGGGATCACCGCGCTCGTCGACGGCGAGGTGGCGGGGGTGGCCGGCTATCAGCTCGACGGGCGAGGGCTCACCGGCGGCGGGGCTTCGGACCTCCTCGCCGCGTACGGGGTGCTGCGGGGACTGCCCCGGCTGGCCCTCCTCGCCCTCCTGGAGCGCAGGCCCGCATCCCGCGAACTCGTGATGGACGGCATCGCGGTCGCCCCCGAGCACCGGGGCACGGGCATCGGCGGCCTCCTGCTGCGCGAGATCGCGGCCGTGGCGGCCGAGGCCCGCTGCCGCCGTGTCCGGCTCGACGTCATCGACGTCAACCCGCGCGCCCGCGCCCTGTACGAGCGGCACGGTTTCGTCGCCGTCCGCACCGCGAAGACGCCCTGTCTGCGCGGCCTGATGGGCTTCGGCGCTGTCACGACCATGCACCGGCCCGTCACGGCGGCCTCCTCCCACCACGACCAGGAGACCCGATGA
- a CDS encoding PaaX family transcriptional regulator C-terminal domain-containing protein, translating to MKPGTTATEGEATGAAEPPGTTEMPGAAEVPRATEVPTGTEVPADAAPWNPIPTRTLVHALVRTDGTVDAGELYSVAGLLSMTDQQVRLCVKRLVAEGRFTHEGRGRKAVLRAVADPTGSIAPDTAHVGFAYRQDHGLAPWDGRWHLFAFAVPESARAARDTLRDSLLGLGAAPLQGGLYVAANPIEPLVEAQARHLGVPDQVTYLTSTDLRVGDVAEPQALAAALWPLDEIAVRHHRLAAFARSCLDRLERPENLTDSEALTLAVQLASAFTYAMRPDPLLPPELLPRPWPGAGARELFAAAWTALTNRPARDSGPPLPRLFALYEDVADLPVPE from the coding sequence ATGAAGCCCGGAACCACCGCGACGGAGGGCGAGGCCACCGGCGCCGCCGAACCTCCCGGAACCACCGAAATGCCCGGAGCCGCCGAAGTCCCCAGAGCCACCGAAGTCCCCACAGGCACCGAAGTCCCCGCGGACGCCGCTCCCTGGAACCCCATCCCCACCCGCACGCTCGTGCACGCCCTCGTCCGTACGGACGGGACCGTCGACGCCGGGGAGCTCTACTCCGTAGCCGGACTGCTCTCCATGACCGACCAACAGGTCCGGCTCTGCGTCAAGCGCCTGGTCGCGGAGGGCCGGTTCACCCACGAGGGACGGGGGCGCAAGGCCGTCCTCCGTGCGGTCGCCGACCCCACCGGCTCGATCGCCCCCGACACGGCCCATGTCGGCTTCGCCTACCGTCAGGACCACGGGCTCGCGCCCTGGGACGGCCGTTGGCACCTCTTCGCCTTCGCCGTCCCCGAGTCCGCGCGGGCCGCGCGTGACACGCTCCGCGACAGCCTCCTCGGCCTCGGCGCCGCCCCTCTGCAGGGAGGCCTGTACGTCGCCGCCAACCCGATCGAACCGTTGGTCGAGGCCCAGGCCCGCCATCTCGGCGTCCCCGACCAGGTCACGTATCTCACCAGCACCGACCTACGGGTCGGGGACGTCGCCGAGCCGCAGGCGCTGGCCGCCGCGCTCTGGCCCCTGGACGAGATCGCGGTCCGGCACCACCGGCTGGCCGCCTTCGCCCGCTCCTGCCTCGACCGGCTCGAACGCCCGGAGAACCTGACGGACTCCGAGGCTCTGACGCTCGCCGTCCAGCTCGCCTCCGCATTCACGTACGCCATGCGGCCCGACCCGCTGCTGCCCCCCGAGCTGCTCCCCAGGCCCTGGCCGGGCGCCGGGGCGCGCGAACTCTTCGCCGCGGCCTGGACCGCGCTGACGAACCGCCCGGCGCGGGACTCCGGACCGCCCCTCCCCCGCCTCTTCGCCCTGTACGAGGACGTGGCGGACCTGCCCGTCCCCGAGTGA
- a CDS encoding serine/threonine-protein kinase: MDGVDLPERIGDYAVERELGAGGMGTVYLARSRGGRAVAVKVARRELAADPHFRARFRAEVDAARRVGGFHTAQVVDADPDAAAPWLATAYIPGPTLSGLLTERGPMDEARLRLLGAALAEALQAIHDCGLIHRDLKPGNIIMADDGPRVLDFGIARALESTRLTSTGAAFGTPGFLAPEQAQGLEVDGAADVFALGAVLVAAAGGHAFGEGTPMVLMYRAVHEPADLSALPEGVRPVIAACLSKDPARRPTPRRLLDLLAPDTAADPEPDAVGHPPTVPSAAVPSAPRPTAGSTDVPTGGDIAHAATVAAAPRADSPPALPRQAGLSREAKTAPPGRKSTGLVAAGVAGALIVLGGAGYGIYASGSWGSGSDASFPEATHELVLPESMVGGVYGRNIEHRLPPDRQPDREGQKGSTHYSADYTVTSTGIEEGVLFRTVQVYGSSGRYKNPESYRDGLMRAMTVTGSETVSDPPRTIRVPGSDVDFRCETVDGETVCGWGDDNTTVAIAFAPAGSLELAARETHKIRNEIRRPIATPTASP, from the coding sequence GTGGACGGCGTGGACCTGCCGGAGCGCATCGGCGACTACGCCGTGGAGCGTGAGCTGGGTGCGGGCGGCATGGGGACGGTGTACCTGGCGCGGTCCCGGGGCGGACGTGCCGTGGCCGTCAAGGTGGCCCGGCGCGAGCTGGCCGCCGATCCGCACTTCCGCGCCCGGTTCCGCGCGGAGGTCGACGCCGCCCGCAGGGTCGGCGGGTTCCATACCGCGCAGGTCGTCGACGCCGACCCGGACGCGGCGGCGCCCTGGCTCGCGACCGCCTACATCCCGGGGCCGACCCTGTCGGGGCTGCTCACCGAGCGGGGTCCGATGGACGAGGCCCGACTCCGGCTGCTCGGTGCGGCGTTGGCGGAGGCGCTGCAGGCCATTCACGACTGCGGCCTGATTCACCGTGACCTCAAGCCGGGCAACATCATCATGGCCGACGACGGCCCGCGCGTGCTCGACTTCGGTATCGCCCGGGCCTTGGAGTCGACCCGGCTGACCTCCACCGGAGCCGCCTTCGGCACCCCTGGTTTCCTGGCCCCGGAGCAGGCTCAGGGTCTCGAAGTCGACGGCGCCGCCGATGTGTTCGCGCTGGGGGCCGTACTGGTCGCGGCGGCCGGTGGGCATGCGTTCGGGGAGGGCACCCCGATGGTGCTGATGTACCGGGCCGTGCACGAGCCGGCGGACCTGTCCGCCCTGCCCGAGGGCGTGCGCCCGGTGATCGCCGCCTGCCTGTCCAAGGATCCGGCACGAAGGCCCACGCCGAGAAGACTGCTGGACCTGTTGGCCCCGGACACCGCCGCGGATCCGGAACCGGACGCGGTCGGCCACCCTCCGACGGTGCCCTCCGCGGCCGTGCCCTCCGCGCCGAGGCCGACGGCCGGGTCGACTGACGTCCCGACCGGCGGGGACATCGCCCATGCCGCGACTGTTGCCGCGGCCCCGCGCGCGGATTCCCCGCCCGCCCTCCCCCGGCAGGCAGGGCTGAGCCGGGAGGCGAAGACCGCCCCGCCGGGGCGGAAGAGCACCGGACTGGTCGCCGCCGGAGTGGCCGGAGCCCTGATCGTGCTCGGCGGCGCGGGGTACGGCATCTACGCGTCCGGGAGCTGGGGCTCGGGCTCGGACGCATCCTTCCCCGAGGCCACCCACGAGCTCGTCCTTCCCGAGTCGATGGTGGGAGGCGTGTACGGGCGCAACATCGAGCACCGCCTCCCTCCGGACCGGCAACCGGACCGCGAAGGCCAGAAGGGCTCGACGCACTACTCCGCCGACTACACCGTCACCAGCACCGGCATCGAGGAGGGGGTCCTGTTCCGCACGGTGCAGGTGTACGGCTCGTCCGGTCGGTACAAGAACCCGGAGTCGTATCGAGACGGCCTGATGAGGGCCATGACCGTGACGGGCAGCGAGACCGTCAGCGACCCGCCCAGGACGATCCGCGTTCCCGGCTCGGACGTCGATTTCCGCTGCGAGACCGTGGACGGCGAGACGGTGTGCGGCTGGGGCGACGACAACACCACCGTCGCGATCGCGTTCGCCCCGGCCGGCTCACTCGAACTGGCGGCGAGGGAGACCCACAAGATACGCAACGAGATTCGCCGGCCGATCGCGACCCCGACCGCCTCGCCGTAG